A region of Nostoc sp. 'Peltigera membranacea cyanobiont' N6 DNA encodes the following proteins:
- a CDS encoding glycosyltransferase family 4 protein, which yields MRIALFTETFLPKVDGIVTRLRHTIDHLQRSGNQVLVIAPDGGITEHKGAKVYGITGFPLPLYPELTMALPRPAIGYVLEEFKPDVIHVVNPAVLGLAGIFYSKILKIPLVASYHTHLPQYLQHYGLGMLEGFLWELLKGAHNQADLNLCTSTAMVEELTAHGIERVDLWQRGVDTELFHPDLANVEMRSRLSQNHPESPLLLYVGRLSAEKEIERIKPILEAIPEARLALVGDGPHRQALEKHFADTNTYFVGYLMGQELGSAFASADAFIFPSRTETLGLVLLEAMAAGCPVVAARSGGIPDIVTDGVNGYLFEPTANVQGALAATIRLLEQKEQRDIMRQNARQEAESWGWAAATRQLQDYYQKVIVSEQLTK from the coding sequence ATGAGAATTGCTCTATTTACCGAAACCTTTTTACCTAAGGTTGACGGCATTGTAACGCGGCTGCGCCATACTATTGACCATTTACAGCGTAGTGGTAATCAAGTGCTGGTGATTGCCCCTGATGGAGGCATCACTGAACATAAGGGCGCTAAAGTTTACGGCATTACTGGCTTTCCTTTGCCATTATATCCAGAATTAACAATGGCACTTCCCCGCCCCGCCATTGGTTATGTTTTAGAAGAGTTTAAGCCAGATGTGATTCATGTCGTGAATCCAGCTGTTTTAGGTTTAGCTGGCATATTTTACAGCAAAATCCTCAAAATACCCTTAGTTGCGTCTTATCATACCCATTTACCCCAATATCTTCAACATTACGGCTTGGGGATGCTGGAAGGCTTTCTTTGGGAACTGCTAAAAGGCGCTCATAATCAAGCAGATTTGAATCTGTGTACCTCCACAGCAATGGTAGAGGAACTGACAGCACATGGTATTGAACGTGTAGATTTATGGCAGCGTGGGGTGGATACAGAATTATTTCACCCTGATTTAGCTAATGTAGAGATGCGATCGCGTTTATCACAAAATCATCCAGAAAGCCCATTACTACTTTACGTTGGGAGGCTTTCTGCTGAAAAAGAAATTGAGCGCATCAAACCTATTTTAGAAGCAATTCCCGAAGCGCGGTTAGCATTGGTTGGAGATGGCCCGCACCGTCAAGCACTAGAAAAACACTTTGCTGATACAAACACTTATTTTGTTGGATATCTCATGGGGCAAGAATTAGGTTCTGCCTTTGCTAGTGCTGATGCCTTTATCTTTCCTTCCCGTACAGAAACACTAGGCTTAGTCCTACTAGAAGCGATGGCTGCTGGCTGTCCGGTAGTAGCAGCCCGTTCAGGGGGAATTCCTGATATTGTGACAGATGGAGTAAATGGATATCTTTTTGAGCCTACAGCAAATGTTCAAGGAGCCTTAGCTGCTACTATTCGCCTCTTAGAACAAAAAGAACAACGAGATATCATGCGTCAAAATGCTCGTCAGGAAGCAGAAAGTTGGGGTTGGGCAGCTGCCACCAGGCAGCTACAAGATTATTACCAAAAGGTCATAGTTTCTGAACAATTAACAAAATAG
- a CDS encoding GAF domain-containing protein produces the protein MTLPNPGSVLATLTELTQVNRTHALLRRVKDLSVNEFVCLLDFITAEFQQFLRAIELINNEALETMLEKVLEAITLKIGQILQAEHTAIFLVDYDKGQLWSKVPQDNSQKFLEIRTPITVGIPGHVASTGQYLNISETHSHPLFSPELEKQMGYKIHNILCMPVISSKNHTVAVVQLANKTGNVPFNRDDEERFRDFAASIGIILESCQSFYVAARNQRGATALLRATQTLGQSLDLEATLQIVMEQARILMQADRSTLFLYRKDMSELWTKVSAAADATNLLEIHIPANRGIAGYVASTGEALNISDVYKDPRFDPTTDRKTGYVTRNILCLPVFNSANELIGVTQLINKQQSSFTASDEEFMRAFNTQAGIALENARLFENVLLEKQYQKDILQSLSDAVISTDMAGQIVTINDAALELLGCPVKNTNTKTNKLLWEQNLIGRFVWEVVPIENLQMRLEDSLKTGAKHYVPEQSLIVGISQVENATLHSILAVRDRTNPDLFIPWNLSLTPQSEFLTPDEVQTLERSTNLTVNPLTNPEGSVRGGLVVLEDISREKRMKTTMSRYLTPHVAEQVMALGEDALMVGERKEVTVLFSDIRGYTTLTENLGAAEVVSLLNQYFETMVEAVFNYEGTLDKFIGDALMAVFGAPLPLTENHAWRAVQSALDMRKRLEEFNQRRIIQAQPQIHIGIGISSGEVVSGNIGSRKRMDYTVIGDGVNLSSRLEAVTKEYGCDIILSEFTYQLCSDRIWVRQLDKIRVKGKHQAVNIYELIGDRNTPLDANTQEFLYHYHTGRAAYLSRNFSQAIACFEAAKYIQPQDQAVDIHLERARNYLQNPPPESWDGIWTMLTK, from the coding sequence ATGACACTCCCCAACCCTGGTAGCGTCTTGGCTACATTAACTGAACTGACTCAAGTTAATCGTACTCATGCTCTATTACGTCGTGTTAAAGACTTATCTGTTAATGAATTTGTTTGCTTACTTGACTTCATAACTGCTGAGTTTCAGCAATTTCTTAGAGCTATTGAACTAATCAATAATGAAGCTCTAGAAACTATGTTAGAGAAGGTGCTAGAAGCTATCACCCTCAAAATTGGTCAAATCCTACAAGCAGAACACACAGCTATTTTTTTAGTTGATTATGACAAAGGTCAACTGTGGTCAAAAGTTCCTCAAGATAATAGCCAAAAATTCTTAGAAATTCGTACCCCCATTACGGTGGGTATCCCTGGTCATGTTGCTAGTACAGGTCAATATTTAAATATATCAGAAACTCATAGTCATCCCCTATTTAGCCCAGAACTTGAAAAACAAATGGGCTATAAAATTCATAATATTTTATGTATGCCTGTTATCAGTAGTAAAAACCATACTGTAGCGGTAGTACAACTAGCTAATAAAACCGGAAATGTTCCGTTTAATCGTGATGATGAAGAACGTTTTCGAGACTTTGCCGCTTCTATTGGGATTATTCTGGAAAGCTGTCAATCTTTTTATGTAGCCGCTCGTAATCAACGAGGTGCAACGGCTTTGTTGCGGGCGACTCAGACATTAGGGCAAAGTTTGGATTTAGAAGCAACTTTGCAGATAGTCATGGAACAAGCTCGAATTTTAATGCAAGCAGACCGCAGTACGCTATTTTTATATCGTAAAGATATGAGCGAACTTTGGACAAAAGTTTCGGCAGCAGCAGATGCTACAAACTTGTTAGAAATCCATATTCCCGCAAACCGTGGCATTGCTGGCTATGTGGCTTCCACTGGCGAAGCCCTAAATATTTCTGATGTCTATAAAGACCCCCGCTTTGACCCAACTACAGATAGAAAAACTGGTTATGTGACTCGCAATATTTTATGTTTACCAGTATTTAATTCTGCAAATGAATTAATCGGTGTAACGCAATTAATTAATAAGCAACAAAGCAGTTTTACTGCTTCTGATGAAGAGTTTATGCGGGCTTTTAATACCCAGGCAGGAATTGCCTTGGAAAATGCTCGTCTCTTTGAAAATGTGTTGTTAGAGAAACAGTATCAAAAAGACATTTTGCAAAGTCTGTCAGATGCGGTTATTTCTACAGATATGGCAGGTCAGATTGTCACGATTAATGATGCAGCACTGGAGTTATTAGGTTGTCCTGTAAAAAATACTAATACCAAAACAAACAAGCTTTTGTGGGAACAAAATTTGATTGGTCGCTTTGTTTGGGAAGTTGTACCGATTGAAAACCTTCAAATGCGACTAGAAGATAGTTTAAAAACTGGAGCTAAACATTATGTGCCAGAGCAAAGTTTGATAGTCGGAATTTCTCAAGTGGAGAATGCCACTCTGCACTCGATTTTAGCAGTGCGCGATCGCACTAACCCCGATTTGTTCATTCCCTGGAATCTATCCCTCACTCCCCAATCTGAGTTTCTCACCCCTGATGAAGTGCAAACACTAGAACGCAGTACGAATCTGACTGTCAACCCTCTAACTAACCCAGAAGGCAGTGTCCGGGGTGGTTTGGTGGTATTAGAAGACATCAGTCGAGAAAAACGGATGAAAACTACTATGTCCCGCTACTTAACGCCCCATGTAGCGGAACAAGTTATGGCACTAGGGGAAGATGCTTTAATGGTGGGTGAGCGCAAGGAAGTAACCGTCTTGTTTTCTGATATCCGAGGCTACACAACACTTACAGAAAATCTCGGTGCAGCTGAGGTGGTATCGTTGCTAAATCAGTATTTTGAAACAATGGTGGAGGCTGTTTTTAACTACGAAGGTACCCTCGATAAATTTATTGGTGATGCATTAATGGCGGTATTTGGTGCGCCGCTACCACTTACAGAAAATCATGCTTGGAGAGCCGTACAGTCAGCGTTAGATATGCGAAAACGCCTAGAGGAATTTAACCAGCGACGAATTATCCAGGCGCAGCCACAAATTCATATTGGTATCGGAATTAGTTCTGGGGAAGTGGTTTCGGGTAATATTGGTTCCCGCAAACGGATGGATTACACCGTCATTGGAGACGGCGTAAATTTAAGTTCGCGCTTAGAGGCGGTAACTAAGGAATATGGTTGTGATATTATCTTAAGCGAATTTACTTATCAGCTTTGCAGCGATCGCATTTGGGTGCGCCAGTTAGACAAAATTCGAGTCAAAGGGAAACACCAGGCAGTTAATATCTACGAGTTAATTGGCGATCGCAATACTCCTTTAGATGCCAACACCCAAGAGTTTTTATATCACTATCATACTGGACGCGCTGCTTATTTATCGCGCAATTTCTCACAAGCGATCGCTTGTTTT
- a CDS encoding DUF4291 domain-containing protein produces the protein MRLITEPYLTQVSNWPKNGRHILAQYDDHSIVVYQAYRPAIGHFAATYGYFGGEFSFDRMSWIKPNFLWMMYRSGWGTKNGQEVVLAIWLKRSAIEEILAAAVHSSYVPELYPDKSGWQSALKRSQVRLQWDPDHHPTGTKLERRAIQLGLRGQVLATYAKDWIVNIEDISDFVQKQRQNIKSDCAELITPQEKVYSVFDTETQAKLGLSAWTE, from the coding sequence GTGCGGCTGATAACAGAACCTTATTTAACTCAAGTTAGTAATTGGCCAAAAAATGGTCGTCATATATTAGCACAATATGACGACCATTCAATTGTTGTTTATCAGGCGTATCGCCCTGCAATTGGTCATTTCGCCGCCACCTACGGTTATTTTGGTGGTGAGTTCAGTTTTGACCGGATGAGTTGGATCAAACCTAACTTCCTCTGGATGATGTATCGTTCTGGATGGGGTACAAAAAATGGTCAAGAGGTGGTGTTAGCTATTTGGCTTAAGCGTTCGGCAATTGAAGAAATTTTAGCAGCGGCTGTTCATTCCAGCTATGTTCCAGAACTTTATCCTGATAAAAGTGGATGGCAAAGCGCATTGAAGCGATCGCAAGTCCGCTTACAATGGGACCCAGACCATCACCCAACTGGGACAAAATTAGAAAGACGCGCTATTCAGTTAGGGTTACGCGGTCAAGTGCTAGCTACTTACGCCAAAGATTGGATTGTCAACATTGAGGACATCTCGGACTTTGTACAAAAACAGCGCCAAAACATTAAATCTGACTGTGCAGAGTTGATTACACCACAAGAGAAAGTCTATTCTGTGTTTGATACAGAAACGCAAGCAAAGCTGGGATTATCTGCCTGGACTGAATAG